A single region of the Lathamus discolor isolate bLatDis1 chromosome 13, bLatDis1.hap1, whole genome shotgun sequence genome encodes:
- the MYO15B gene encoding myosin XVB isoform X5, which translates to MDVGLLEIPAELAALLQVAEGQYRAQANQITEALSPEIKVKDDLSLPPTINSYPFSSFIKSYFQKTDFPPPGQPLQHPLTHLDPEYQESALEINKLILRFIGDRNLHRWQEVLLGNYIAGKGLNNVALRNEIFSQVVAQTWKNPDMECSQRAWVLMATLLSCFAPSPTLEKPLLKFVSDHGMEGYNAVCQRKILTAAQFTEADATVSRAYPPTQLEWIANQRKGKMVLDVHTFNEEKFSAEVESWMTGEQYAGWVLSARGCDKKSRGWSISMFTGNTWQDLLGCDFVLDLIGEMEEPSSPSQSSAEYPITRERDRSFLQNSDLALIPPAPGIQAPTFPPPSMPPEFNSLHPDPRFRDDLRTPVGLDHYVDDLFSTVLQQGSRSLDMENREILTGRMKGGGKIGPTQRGIFPSAGFSGVTQTPVYQPMPSMMGMPAAMPMMPAAAGIAPMPAIVMPQPVVPSVDPNQLAAQQQAFINQQAMLMAQQMTLQAMSISQQQQQQQQWRQSLEKSRPRISSSPQAQAPDPASAPAPATFPKPKKPPSSQNAAPPPKAPEPPAKAEELVCDYMEDQFSSSEDDDYPRETFQQKRDYFQKMGEQQIRVKKVSPSKTWTPPANPQPKQKEKEEEQEKRKEEKPGPKTEAEPKPKIQTPKVKKEPPVVKASGRELRPAPSREIRNIIRMYQSRPAPEPQPIEPVRRVSKPFMKKNDPKNEALAKLGMMNLPSPKSPSPLPQEKRPPPPPKPKPGSASSSIKEKQLPLLSVFSQGSTPPGSQAPPAPPLPPPLPSPLLPENPGWQESTGKNSAVTVSEDDGIKTQLYKLTSSVSFSYVKPAWKIFLRKEVFYPKENFSHPYCLNLLCEQIIRDTFSDSCFRISREEKRKMKDLLMEFQVGNDVQSIQEDGIKKRIVLAARDNWANYFSRLFPVHGENGSDVQILGVSHRGIRLLKLMKAAGYNPEHLKILCSYCFADVMSVELKGSNTLVFSLKTEQLFLHSPKAAHIKALVEQFMQELRQDTNYVIALRSYIVDDKSLLSFKKGDLIELLPMQGMEPGWQFGSTGGRCGIFPTSLVQLAAAPDYLSTSMDRHGGLWKSMKYSSESRNTSRESSAPSLASEPDSIMLVAAGDRYTMLDFATTYFREAQSMQGLKGMAAEKKSITDLVQHTKVPIQESLLQYSDRELSELAAKNFKTLMRFMGDQAKLKNQNEVECIYEILQLCKEKESLHDEVYCQAIKQVTHNPNQESVLRGWLLLNLLTGYFLPSNILMPYAMKFLQLASSDPSSTHHEIAKICQSNLRKNFMYGGRRHLPFPVEMEALLTVLCRRGAVPAGWWSCCLEVWNTSPGSRHSLWPRSSCRRSVSRWGQVNRKRYKNLFFLPAGVTTIISIKW; encoded by the exons ATG GATGTGGGGCTTCTGGAGATCCCTGCAGAGCTTGCTGCCCTCCTGCAGGTAGCTGAAG GTCAGTACCGAGCACAAGCCAACCAGATAACTGAGGCATTGTCTCCTGAAATCAAGGTCAAAGATGATCTTTCTCTCCCACCAACCATCAACAGCtatcctttctcctccttcattAAGTCATACTTCCAG aAGACAGATTTCCCACCCCCTggccagcccctgcagcaccccttAACCCATCTGGATCCTGAGTATCAGGAGAGTGCGCTTGAGATCAACAAACTG ATTTTGCGGTTCATTGGTGACAGGAATCTCCATCGCTGGCAGGAGGTGCTTCTGGGCAACTACATTGCTGGGAAAGGTTTGAATAATGTGGCTCTGCGCAATGAAATCTTCAGTCAGGTGGTTGCCCAGACATGGAAAAACCCAGACATGGAGTGCAGCCAGCGAGCATGGGTCCTGATGGCAACTTTGCTGAGCTGCTTTGCTCCTTCCCCAACATTGGAGAAGCCACTGCTGAa ATTTGTGTCAGATCATGGCATGGAGGGCTACAATGCTGTCTGCCAGCGCAAGATCTTGACAGCAGCACAGTTCACAGAGGCAGATGCTACAGTCTCTCGGGCCTACCCTCCCACTCAGCTGGAGTGGATTGCGAAccagaggaaggggaagatggTGCTGGATGTTCATACCTTTAATG AGGAGAAGTTCTCAGCTGAGGTGGAGTCCTGGATGACTGGGGAGCAGTATGCAGGCTGGGTCCTGAGTGCAAG GGGCTGTGATAAGAAGTCTCGAGGGTGGTCTATCTCCATGTTTACTGGCAACACATGGCAGGACCTGCTGGGCTGTGACTTTGTGCTGGACCTCATTGGAGAGATGGAGGAGCCCAGCAGCCCCTCTCAGTCCTCAGCTGAGTACCCCATCACTcgtgaaagggacagaagcttCCTCCAGAACTCTGACCTGGCTTT AatccctcctgctccaggcaTCCAGGCACCTACCTTCCCACCACCTAGCATGCCTCCAGAATTCAACAGTCTCCATCCAG ATCCAAGATTCAGAGATGACCTGAGGACCCCTGTAGGCTTGGATCACTACGTGGATGATCTCTTCAGCACTGTCCTGCAGCAAGGCTCCAGATCGCTA GATATGGAGAACAgggagattctgactggacGCATGAAAGGAGGTGGGAAGATTGGACCCACACAGAGAGGAatctttccttctgcag GCTTTTCTGGAGTGACCCAAACACCAGTTTACCAGCCCATGCCTTCCATGATGGGGATGCCAGCAGCCATGCCTATgatgccagcagctgctgggattGCACCTATGCCAG CCATAGTTATGCCCCAGCCTGTGGTTCCATCTGTAGATCCCAATCAGTTAGCAGCACAACAGCAAGCCTTTATCAACCAGCAAGCAATGCTCATG GCCCAGCAGATGACCCTTCAAGCCATGAGCATttcccaacagcagcagcaacagcagcagtggcGTCAGTCTCTTGAGAAATCAAGGCCAAGAATCTCAAGTTCACCACAAGCCCAAGCCCCAGATccagcctcagccccagccccagccactTTCCCAAAACCTAAGAAGCCTCCCAGCAGCCAAAATGCTGCTCCACCACCAAAGGCTCCGGAGCCACCAGCTAAGGCAGAAGAACTG GTTTGTGACTACATGGAAGACCAGTTCTCCAGCAGTGAAGATGATGACTATCCTCGGGAAACCTTCCAGCAGAAAAGAGACTATTTTCAGAAAATGG GAGAGCAACAGATCCGTGTGAAGAAAGTCAGTCCTTCCAAAACCTGGACCCCTCCAGCAAATCCCCAGCCAAagcagaaggagaaggaagaggagcaggagaagaggaaagaagagaagccTGGCCCTAAAACAGAGGCAG AGCCAAAGCCAAAAATCCAGACACCAAAAGTAAAGAAGGAGCCACCAGTAGTGAAGGCTTCTGGCCGTGAGTTGCGGCCTGCACCCAGCCGGGAGATCCGCAACATCATCAGAATGTACCAGAGCCGGCCAGCCCCGGAGCCCCAGCCCATTGAGCCTGTCAG GAGAgtatctaagccatttatgaAGAAGAACGACCCCAAAAATGAGGCTCTGGCCAAGCTGGGAATGATGAACCTCCCATCTCCCAAATCA CCATCTCCACTGCCACAAGAGAAGAGACCACCTCCACCTCCCAAGCCCAAGCCTGGCTCAGCTTCCAGCTCTATCAAGGAGAAGCAGTTGCCTCTCCTCTCTGTCTTCAGCCAGGGGAGTACCCCACCAGGTTCCCAggcccctcctgctccccctcttcccccaccATTGCCTTCTCCTCTCTTGCCTGAGAACCCAGGCTGGCAGGAATCCACAGGGAAGA ACTCTGCTGTAACAGTATCAGAAGATGATGGTATCAAGACTCAGCTGTACAAGCTCACCAGCAGTGTCAGCTTTTCATATGTCAAGCCAGCCTGGAAAATCTTTCTGCGCAAAGAG GTGTTTTACCCCAAAGAAAACTTCAGTCACCCTTACTGTCTGAACCTGCTGTGTGAACAG ATCATACGTGACACCTTCTCTGATTCCTGTTTTCGCATCTCCAGGGAAGAGAAGCGCAAGATGAAAGATCTGCTGA TGGAGTTCCAGGTTGGCAATGATGTCCAGTCCATTCAGGAGGATGGGATAAAAAAGAGGATTGTACTGGCTGCTCGGGATAACTGGGCTAACTATTTCTCCCGCCTTTTCCCAGTTCAT GGTGAAAATGGAAGTGATGTCCAGATCCTAGGTGTTTCTCACCGGGGCATACGGTTGCTGAAGTTGATGAAAGCAGCTGGCTATAATCCTGAGCACCTGAAGATTCTTTGCAGCTACTG CTTTGCAGATGTGATGTCAGTGGAACTGAAGGGCAGCAATACCCTGGTGTTCTCTCTGAAGACAGAGCAGCTCTTCTTGCACTCTCCAAAGGCTGCGCACATCAAGGCCTTGGTGGAACAATTCATGCAGGAGCTGAGGCAG GATACCAACTATGTCATTGCTCTGCGCAGCTACATTGTGGATGACAAGAGCCTTCTTAGCTTCAAGAAGGGTGACCTCATTGAGTTACTGCCCATGCAAGGCATGGAGCCAG GCTGGCAGTTTGGCTCCACCGGCGGCCGCTGTGGTATTTTTCCTACCAGCCTGGTGCAattggctgcagcacctgattACCTCAGCACCAGCATGGACAGACATGGAGGGCTGTGGAAGAGCATGAAGTATTCCTCAGAGAGCAGGAACACCAGCAGGGAG AGTTCTGCTCCTAGCCTAGCATCAGAACCTGACAGCATCATGTTAGTTGCTGCTGGTGATCGTTATACCATGCTTGACTTTGCCACAACCTACTTCCGAGAGGCTCAGTCCAT GCAGGGACTGAAGGGGATGGCTGCTGAAAAGAAGAGTATAACTGACCTGGTCCAGCACACCAAG GTCCCAATCCAGGAATCTTTGCTCCAGTACTCTGATAGAGAGctcagtgagcttgctgcaaaGAACTTCAAGA CTCTGATGCGGTTCATGGGAGATCAAGCAAAACTCAAGAACCAGAATGAGGTTGAATGTATCTATGAAATCCTTCAG CTGTGCAAGGAGAAGGAGAGCTTGCATGATGAGGTCTACTGCCAGGCCATCAAACAGGTCACCCACAACCCTAACCA GGAGAGCGTGCTGCGTGGTTGGTTGCTCCTAAACCTGCTAACTGGGTACTTCCTCCCTTCCAACATCCTGATGCCCTATGCCATGAAGTTTCTGCAGCTAGCCAGCAGTGATCCATCTAGCACACACCATG AAATAGCCAAGATCTGTCAGAGCAACCTGCGGAAAAATTTCATGTACGGGGGCCGTCGCCACCTTCCATTCCCTGTGGAGATGGAGGCATTGCTG ACCGTCCTTTGCAGAAGGGGCGCGGTGCCCGCCGGCTGGTGGTCCTGCTGCCTGGAGGTGTGGAATACCTCACCAGGATCAAGACATTCACT GTGGCCAAGGAGCTCTTGCAGGAGATCTGTGAGCAGATGGGGGCAGGTGAACAGGAAGAGATACAAGAATTTGTTCTTTTTGCCAGCAGGAGTGACAACAATAATCTCG ATAAAATGGTGA